The proteins below are encoded in one region of Shewanella algae:
- a CDS encoding immune inhibitor A domain-containing protein: MSLKSLLALALGASCLFGATNVLAATAPADPGVINKEQILYWLVKRGELDAEASEEERQQALAAYTAKSTGAGSKAAQVLKAREQQLLQQARSNSLRQSKLMRAQSRVADTDVTKRVKVLAVLVDFPDLPYNNNRLSPGDTEMYYANYSVAHYRGLLFSDAGFPGPQGQTLPSAYQYYQAVSGQSFFFNGDVKGWFRASQNAAYYGANDPNNNNDDKAATELVEEAVAAAVATMSADELAQYDIEDPYDIDGDGNLDEPDGILDHVMIFHSSIGEEAGGGVLGDDAIWSHRFFVPSAPGQYGQAIPGSNMRLFGYTIQPLDAGTGVCTHEFGHDLGLPDEYDTSTEASDGSPVGLWSLMSGGSWAGSPRGSQPSGFSPYARSFLQDRYKGRWVNEQSLDYQALDSNGTQVTLEHANSSGVNQLAIKLPSDSIAFTPAYQGQYQYYSNQGDQLNNALSFELQLPMSTSLTLKMKAHWQIEQDYDYVQLLVDGVPLAGSHTKSSNSINNAANIISGDSAALSGGEGEQGWQEISFDLSAYAGMSKQISLVYRTDEAVGGYGFAVDDIRLESDGNLVYSDDAETALETVVLSGFVRTDDTRPGAPRRYLLQLRNYQGVDAGLQQDSYEPGLLVWYENLAYSDNKVAEHPGYGLIGVVDADQNLIGNRDSEVQVRDASFSLYPQSAFFGDTHLGNNSLFDDSDDYSAPLKPQAGLVLPKLGLMVQLLTQEQDSSQAQLLVSKRGDSNGTELSASISAQQEGGDVSFSANLSGGTAPYTYQWDFGVGGVGSTQATPQYSYSESGTYTVTLTVTDANNRQTVTSLQLTVSIPLSALFDISGTGLTVQFNNLSRGGSGELSYQWDFGDGQSSTLASPSHTYSAAGSYSVRLVVTDSQNNQSSNSRTLVVSNPVVPNTTQSSSGGGGSLGGLSLLGLALIAWRRRR; this comes from the coding sequence ATGAGTTTGAAGTCGTTACTGGCCCTGGCCTTGGGGGCATCTTGTCTATTTGGGGCAACGAATGTTTTAGCCGCTACGGCTCCGGCGGATCCCGGAGTGATCAATAAAGAGCAGATCCTCTATTGGCTGGTGAAACGCGGTGAACTTGATGCCGAGGCCTCTGAAGAGGAACGGCAGCAGGCGCTGGCGGCCTATACGGCCAAATCTACTGGTGCAGGCAGCAAGGCCGCACAAGTGCTCAAGGCCAGAGAACAGCAACTGCTGCAACAGGCACGAAGTAATAGCCTGCGTCAAAGCAAGTTAATGCGGGCACAGTCGCGGGTGGCCGATACCGATGTAACCAAGCGGGTCAAGGTGTTGGCCGTGCTGGTGGATTTTCCCGACTTGCCCTATAACAACAATCGCCTGAGTCCAGGCGATACCGAGATGTATTACGCCAACTACTCGGTAGCCCATTACCGTGGTCTGTTGTTTTCCGATGCAGGTTTCCCTGGGCCCCAGGGGCAAACACTGCCCTCAGCCTATCAGTACTATCAAGCGGTTTCCGGCCAGAGCTTTTTCTTCAACGGTGATGTGAAAGGTTGGTTCAGAGCCAGCCAGAATGCCGCCTACTATGGTGCCAACGACCCGAATAATAACAATGACGACAAGGCTGCCACCGAATTGGTGGAAGAGGCGGTCGCGGCTGCAGTTGCTACCATGAGCGCCGATGAGCTGGCGCAGTATGATATTGAAGATCCTTATGATATTGACGGCGACGGCAACCTGGATGAACCCGATGGGATTTTGGATCATGTGATGATCTTCCATTCCAGCATAGGTGAAGAGGCCGGTGGCGGCGTGCTCGGTGATGATGCCATCTGGTCACACAGATTCTTTGTTCCCTCGGCGCCAGGTCAATATGGTCAGGCTATCCCGGGCAGCAATATGCGTCTGTTCGGTTACACCATTCAGCCGCTGGATGCCGGAACCGGTGTCTGTACCCATGAGTTTGGTCACGACCTCGGTTTACCGGATGAGTATGACACCAGTACCGAAGCCAGCGATGGCTCGCCTGTGGGCCTCTGGTCTCTGATGTCCGGCGGCAGCTGGGCAGGTTCTCCGAGAGGCTCGCAGCCAAGTGGTTTCAGCCCCTATGCCCGCTCATTCCTGCAGGACAGATACAAGGGCCGCTGGGTCAACGAACAATCCCTGGATTATCAGGCGCTGGATAGCAACGGTACTCAAGTGACGCTGGAGCATGCCAATAGCAGTGGCGTAAACCAGTTGGCCATCAAGCTGCCGTCCGATTCCATCGCCTTCACCCCTGCCTATCAGGGGCAATACCAGTACTATTCGAATCAGGGCGATCAGCTCAACAATGCATTGTCGTTCGAGTTGCAACTACCCATGAGTACCAGTTTGACCCTGAAGATGAAGGCCCATTGGCAAATAGAGCAGGACTACGACTATGTGCAGCTGCTGGTGGATGGGGTGCCATTGGCGGGAAGCCATACCAAGAGCAGCAACAGCATCAACAATGCCGCCAATATTATCAGTGGTGACTCGGCGGCCTTGTCCGGTGGTGAGGGGGAACAGGGCTGGCAAGAGATAAGCTTTGATCTCAGCGCCTATGCCGGTATGAGCAAGCAGATAAGCCTGGTGTATCGTACCGATGAGGCGGTCGGTGGCTATGGCTTTGCTGTCGACGATATACGTCTCGAGAGTGACGGCAATCTGGTCTATAGCGATGATGCCGAGACGGCTCTGGAGACTGTGGTGCTTTCCGGTTTTGTTCGCACCGACGATACTCGCCCAGGCGCGCCGCGGCGTTATCTGCTGCAACTGCGCAACTATCAGGGCGTTGATGCCGGACTGCAGCAGGATAGCTATGAGCCGGGGCTCTTGGTTTGGTACGAAAACTTGGCCTACAGCGATAACAAGGTGGCCGAGCATCCTGGATACGGCCTCATTGGGGTGGTAGATGCGGATCAAAACCTGATAGGTAACCGGGACTCTGAGGTGCAGGTCCGTGATGCCAGCTTCAGTCTCTATCCACAGTCGGCTTTCTTCGGTGATACCCATCTTGGCAACAATAGTCTGTTTGATGACAGTGATGACTATAGTGCACCACTCAAGCCTCAGGCTGGCCTGGTGCTGCCCAAGCTGGGTCTTATGGTGCAGCTGCTGACCCAGGAGCAAGACAGCAGTCAGGCGCAGCTGTTGGTGAGTAAACGCGGCGACAGCAACGGCACAGAACTCAGCGCCAGCATTTCGGCCCAGCAGGAAGGTGGCGATGTCAGTTTCAGCGCCAATCTCAGTGGCGGTACTGCACCTTACACTTATCAGTGGGACTTTGGTGTCGGCGGCGTTGGCAGTACCCAAGCGACGCCTCAATACAGCTACAGTGAGTCCGGCACCTACACAGTCACACTGACGGTGACAGACGCCAATAACCGGCAGACCGTGACCAGCTTGCAACTGACGGTCAGCATTCCTCTGTCGGCGCTGTTCGATATCAGTGGTACAGGTTTAACCGTGCAGTTCAATAACCTCAGCCGCGGTGGTAGCGGAGAACTCAGTTATCAGTGGGACTTTGGTGATGGCCAGAGCAGCACTCTCGCTTCTCCCTCGCATACCTACAGTGCGGCGGGCAGCTACAGTGTGCGCTTGGTTGTGACTGACTCACAGAATAATCAGAGCAGTAATAGTCGTACCTTGGTGGTCTCCAACCCGGTTGTGCCTAATACGACACAAAGCAGTTCCGGCGGTGGTGGCAGTCTCGGTGGCCTGAGCCTATTGGGGCTGGCACTGATCGCCTGGCGGCGCAGGCGTTGA
- a CDS encoding chorismate--pyruvate lyase family protein, whose translation MSVTSLSFPYGESIQWFSPEQSQQLPAAPLHDWLLATGSLTKRLKSCCNHFEVKLLGEAMLPSSTREWQGKEHKAIWIREVLLCLDGTPWVFGRTLIPAKLLEQQQRLGKLGTRPLGELLFGDIGFEPGAIEVASFDSQSRIASLADSLSQPTTEAIWGRRRYFHFHEQQLIVGEIFLPAAVAAINQGPLTP comes from the coding sequence ATGAGTGTGACCAGTTTAAGCTTTCCTTATGGTGAATCAATTCAGTGGTTTTCGCCAGAGCAATCACAGCAACTTCCCGCAGCGCCATTGCACGATTGGCTGCTGGCGACCGGCAGTCTCACCAAGAGACTCAAGAGTTGCTGCAACCACTTTGAGGTCAAACTGCTCGGCGAAGCCATGCTGCCCTCATCCACTCGGGAGTGGCAGGGTAAGGAACATAAAGCCATCTGGATCAGGGAAGTATTGCTCTGCCTGGACGGTACTCCCTGGGTCTTTGGCCGCACCCTGATCCCGGCAAAGCTGCTGGAGCAACAGCAGAGACTGGGCAAGTTGGGCACCCGCCCCCTGGGAGAGTTGTTGTTCGGCGATATCGGCTTTGAACCCGGCGCCATAGAGGTCGCCAGTTTCGACAGCCAATCCAGGATTGCCTCCCTCGCCGACTCACTGTCACAACCCACCACTGAGGCAATATGGGGCAGAAGACGTTATTTTCACTTCCATGAGCAACAGCTGATTGTCGGTGAAATTTTCCTGCCGGCGGCGGTTGCCGCCATTAACCAAGGGCCACTAACCCCCTAA
- a CDS encoding flagellar basal body-associated protein FliL produces the protein MKRVLTLLFFMLAGMLQPVMAADEKPAEDTYAYYGFEPEIVTNYISNRKKLGFVRISVELMVKDPQDLVALQHHDPLLRAAIVEILGNQPEDRVKSLTGREEIRRECYDTVNRLLEQETGRALVVNLLFTKYLYD, from the coding sequence ATGAAACGCGTTTTGACACTGTTGTTTTTTATGCTGGCAGGCATGTTGCAGCCTGTGATGGCGGCCGATGAAAAGCCCGCCGAAGATACTTATGCTTACTATGGCTTCGAGCCTGAAATAGTGACCAACTATATCTCCAACCGCAAGAAGTTGGGGTTTGTGCGCATCAGTGTTGAGCTGATGGTGAAAGATCCCCAGGACCTGGTGGCCTTGCAACACCATGATCCCCTGCTGCGGGCCGCGATAGTGGAGATTCTCGGTAACCAACCCGAGGACAGGGTCAAGTCGCTTACCGGCAGAGAAGAGATCCGCCGTGAGTGTTACGACACAGTCAATCGTTTGCTGGAGCAGGAAACCGGTCGGGCGCTGGTGGTGAATCTGCTGTTTACCAAATACCTGTATGACTGA
- the rlmF gene encoding 23S rRNA (adenine(1618)-N(6))-methyltransferase RlmF: MTEVKKHRLNASKGKARAEIKVRTRVKKKTQETTAGKTSVKTGGKAKDKGLHPRNLHRQGYDFTALAASYPALAPHLITTDYGQVSIPFAEPEAVLALNAALLQHHYHIQGWQLPEGYLCPPIPGRVDYLHHIADLLAEGGKIPQGRRIRGLDIGTGANGVYPLLGSSVYGWQFVGADINPVALDNVAGVLQHNPKLVSAIELRLQPEPEQIFHGLLQAGECFDFSLCNPPFHGSAADALSGSERKQRNLAASRGEQHQRQEHKLNFGGCQAELWCDGGELGFLLRMIHESRDYGGQVLWFSSLVSKGDNLKPCQQALKQLGTKEVKILEMQQGNKQTRVLAWSFFDAAARRQWWKFKA, encoded by the coding sequence ATGACTGAGGTAAAAAAGCATCGGCTCAACGCCTCGAAAGGCAAGGCCAGGGCCGAGATAAAGGTTAGGACAAGAGTAAAGAAAAAGACCCAAGAGACGACGGCCGGCAAAACCTCGGTTAAAACGGGCGGAAAAGCCAAGGACAAGGGCCTCCATCCGCGCAACCTGCACCGCCAGGGCTATGATTTTACCGCCCTGGCCGCCAGTTATCCTGCGCTTGCGCCTCACCTTATCACCACAGACTATGGCCAGGTTTCGATTCCCTTTGCCGAGCCGGAAGCTGTCTTGGCCCTCAATGCCGCCTTGTTGCAGCACCATTATCATATCCAGGGTTGGCAGTTGCCCGAGGGCTATCTGTGCCCGCCCATCCCCGGGCGGGTGGACTATCTGCATCATATCGCCGACCTGCTGGCCGAAGGCGGTAAAATTCCCCAAGGCCGGCGTATTCGCGGCCTGGATATAGGCACGGGAGCCAACGGCGTCTACCCCTTGCTTGGCTCAAGTGTCTATGGCTGGCAGTTTGTCGGGGCCGATATCAACCCCGTGGCGCTGGATAATGTCGCCGGCGTTTTACAGCACAACCCCAAGTTGGTCAGCGCCATTGAACTGCGGCTACAGCCCGAACCGGAACAGATATTTCATGGTCTTTTGCAGGCGGGAGAGTGTTTTGATTTCAGCCTCTGTAACCCGCCGTTTCATGGCTCGGCTGCCGATGCCCTTAGCGGCAGTGAACGCAAACAGCGCAATTTGGCGGCAAGTCGCGGTGAACAACATCAGCGTCAGGAGCACAAGCTGAACTTCGGCGGTTGTCAGGCCGAGCTTTGGTGCGATGGTGGTGAGCTGGGGTTCCTGCTGCGGATGATTCACGAAAGCCGCGACTATGGCGGACAAGTGCTGTGGTTTTCTTCGCTGGTGTCCAAGGGTGACAACCTCAAACCTTGTCAGCAGGCGTTAAAGCAACTTGGCACCAAAGAAGTCAAGATACTGGAGATGCAGCAGGGCAATAAGCAGACCCGGGTATTGGCCTGGAGTTTCTTTGATGCCGCCGCCAGACGCCAATGGTGGAAGTTCAAGGCTTGA
- a CDS encoding helix-turn-helix transcriptional regulator encodes MTEPSELVYMSAKQVAEYLDLNEKKVYAMANERMLPATKITGKWLFPKILIDRWIMDSCHSGMLTDRLLITGSDDPLLSMQVARLMAQVGSRELISYSATGSRLGLELLSKGYADVCTLHWGSLEERNIRHTALLKGYPNHQQWIMVHGYNRQQGLIVRPDMHHRCQEESKVLQLSWRWVTRQGGAGSQQHLEHWLLKQGAKLEQLNSVLTAFSERELAGYIARGDADIGFGCQAVAMESGLSFVPLVTESFDFVMPQGIYFRRQLQQLFKMLGGSHTRQMAALLGGYDLTDCGQLLWSPE; translated from the coding sequence ATGACGGAGCCCAGCGAACTTGTCTATATGAGCGCCAAGCAGGTGGCCGAGTATCTGGACCTCAACGAAAAGAAGGTCTATGCCATGGCCAACGAGCGTATGCTGCCGGCGACCAAAATCACAGGTAAATGGCTGTTTCCAAAAATATTAATCGACCGTTGGATCATGGACTCCTGCCACAGTGGCATGTTAACCGACCGACTGTTGATCACCGGCAGTGATGACCCCTTGCTGTCGATGCAGGTGGCCAGATTGATGGCCCAGGTAGGCAGTCGAGAACTGATCAGCTACAGTGCCACAGGTTCCCGCCTGGGGCTGGAGCTCTTGTCCAAGGGCTACGCCGATGTCTGTACCTTGCATTGGGGCAGTTTAGAGGAGCGCAATATCCGTCATACGGCGTTGCTGAAGGGGTATCCCAACCACCAGCAATGGATCATGGTTCACGGCTATAACCGCCAGCAGGGGCTAATTGTGCGGCCGGATATGCACCACAGGTGTCAGGAAGAAAGCAAGGTACTGCAACTCTCCTGGCGTTGGGTTACCCGCCAAGGCGGCGCCGGCAGCCAGCAACATCTGGAACATTGGCTGTTGAAACAGGGCGCCAAGCTTGAGCAGCTCAACTCAGTACTCACCGCCTTCAGTGAGCGGGAGTTGGCCGGTTATATTGCCCGAGGCGATGCCGATATAGGTTTCGGCTGTCAGGCTGTCGCCATGGAAAGCGGCCTGAGCTTTGTGCCCTTGGTGACTGAGTCTTTCGACTTCGTCATGCCACAGGGGATCTACTTCCGCCGCCAGTTGCAGCAGCTGTTCAAGATGCTCGGCGGCAGCCACACCCGGCAGATGGCCGCCCTGCTCGGCGGCTATGACCTCACCGACTGTGGTCAGTTGCTTTGGAGTCCGGAGTAA
- a CDS encoding formate dehydrogenase accessory sulfurtransferase FdhD, with product MTSAKPQLIKTNTQVPLTIAVTAVDENGQLQEKYVACERPLTVYLNWRPIVTLMTLGARAEALALGYLKNQGFINDVSQLESVIVDWDVASAAVITREQTENLDAKLADKTVTTGCGQGTVFGGFMEGLDDIVLPQPKLKQSMLYSLLKNISEYNQTYKNAGAVHGCGLCEADKIKSFVEDVGRHNAVDTLAGEMWLEQDRGDNKIFYTTGRLTSEMVIKVAKMGIPVLLSRSGVTQMGLELAQKLGITMVARAKGRHFLVYNGADNIEFDASNPR from the coding sequence ATGACCAGTGCCAAACCCCAATTGATCAAGACCAATACCCAGGTGCCTTTGACCATTGCCGTGACTGCGGTCGATGAAAATGGCCAACTGCAGGAGAAGTATGTTGCCTGTGAAAGACCACTGACGGTTTACCTCAACTGGCGACCGATAGTCACCCTGATGACCTTGGGTGCAAGAGCCGAGGCCCTGGCACTGGGTTACCTGAAGAATCAAGGCTTTATCAATGATGTATCGCAACTGGAATCTGTGATTGTCGACTGGGACGTGGCTTCCGCTGCCGTGATCACCCGTGAGCAGACTGAGAATCTGGACGCCAAGCTGGCCGACAAGACAGTTACCACAGGCTGTGGCCAGGGCACTGTCTTCGGCGGCTTTATGGAAGGATTGGACGACATAGTCCTGCCGCAACCGAAACTGAAGCAGAGCATGCTCTACTCCCTGTTGAAAAACATCAGTGAATACAACCAAACCTACAAGAATGCCGGCGCAGTTCACGGCTGTGGCCTGTGTGAAGCGGATAAGATAAAGTCCTTTGTCGAAGATGTTGGCCGCCACAATGCGGTGGATACCCTGGCCGGTGAGATGTGGCTGGAGCAGGACAGAGGCGACAACAAGATTTTTTACACCACGGGGCGGCTCACATCCGAGATGGTTATCAAGGTCGCCAAGATGGGGATCCCTGTGCTCTTGTCCCGCAGTGGTGTCACCCAAATGGGCCTGGAACTGGCACAAAAGCTGGGGATCACCATGGTCGCCCGCGCCAAGGGACGCCATTTCCTGGTGTACAATGGTGCCGACAATATCGAGTTTGATGCCAGCAATCCACGCTGA
- a CDS encoding DUF3305 domain-containing protein, which produces MQHSESVWPMYVSLKKVEKQVGRWTSISWELDQIVPATHEAPPGAKLVLLELFRDERASYRLNLDMDNPMLYIVCDEDVEGNWIPAAISADQNVAAGCLEGDTPVLNMPMPEAIACWIEAFITRHGEVEITAHRRKHVNRRKELAEDNIRRH; this is translated from the coding sequence ATGCAACATTCCGAAAGCGTATGGCCCATGTACGTTTCACTGAAAAAAGTGGAGAAACAGGTCGGTCGTTGGACATCCATCAGCTGGGAGCTGGACCAAATCGTGCCCGCCACCCATGAGGCGCCTCCGGGAGCCAAGCTGGTCCTGCTGGAGTTGTTTCGTGATGAGCGTGCCAGTTACCGCCTTAATCTGGATATGGACAATCCCATGCTTTACATAGTTTGCGACGAAGATGTCGAGGGCAACTGGATCCCAGCCGCCATCTCCGCCGACCAAAATGTCGCAGCCGGTTGTCTCGAAGGGGATACCCCGGTACTGAACATGCCGATGCCGGAGGCGATTGCCTGCTGGATTGAAGCCTTCATTACCCGCCACGGTGAAGTGGAAATCACCGCCCACAGACGTAAACATGTTAACCGCCGCAAGGAATTGGCCGAAGACAACATTCGGAGGCACTGA
- a CDS encoding DUF3306 domain-containing protein, whose product MAEKSGFLSRWALRKQQVLDGETPIDEPLQEAEVVAEAEPETQAVLETQPETELQEEKLLTAEDLPDPSGIEVGGSFASFMAKNVDPAVKTAALRTLWKQPHFNEIDGLLEYALDYSNQPKLTAEASAELAKKVFRHVLEKEEPEEAEEALAETDASLGDAEADTPQLAEQSAPQSPTDNLDGDVTAEAQNATDAVAETHKPVV is encoded by the coding sequence ATGGCCGAAAAGAGTGGATTCCTCAGCCGCTGGGCACTGCGTAAGCAGCAAGTTCTGGACGGTGAAACCCCTATCGATGAACCGCTGCAAGAAGCGGAAGTTGTTGCAGAGGCAGAGCCGGAAACTCAGGCTGTGCTCGAAACTCAGCCTGAGACTGAGTTGCAGGAAGAAAAACTGTTGACTGCCGAAGACTTGCCCGACCCCAGCGGTATCGAGGTTGGCGGTAGTTTCGCCAGCTTTATGGCCAAGAATGTCGACCCGGCAGTCAAGACCGCCGCACTGCGTACCCTTTGGAAACAACCTCACTTCAATGAAATCGACGGCTTACTCGAGTACGCACTCGATTACAGCAATCAACCCAAGCTAACCGCTGAAGCTTCGGCTGAATTGGCCAAGAAAGTTTTCCGTCACGTACTGGAAAAAGAGGAGCCGGAAGAGGCTGAGGAAGCCCTGGCCGAAACCGATGCTTCCCTAGGGGATGCCGAGGCCGACACGCCACAGTTGGCCGAACAATCTGCGCCACAGTCGCCAACGGACAATTTGGACGGGGATGTGACTGCAGAGGCCCAAAATGCCACAGATGCAGTGGCCGAAACTCATAAGCCGGTTGTTTGA